A part of Cryptococcus neoformans var. neoformans JEC21 chromosome 4 sequence genomic DNA contains:
- a CDS encoding expressed protein: MEADPLYHVKQLFYQASYQACISEASEYPHTPSDDPSSLHRALYIARSHLALPSPSPSSAHAILAPFLSLSPVPLSARAVDAFASIHEAEEDAREEKVEEVRDLVLECEGGNDEEEEKTVRAIAASVFILVGENEEAVATLTEGAAKDDLECIAILVQLLLSLNRRDLAQATYNSAKKFGSDSMLIQAMEAWIGLKTGSQPLHQSYYFYEELYQLPNGRTAPVLASHAAAHLLLGHVDEAKADIVEASQSKAGQSSSDVLAVGASVGAEGFAEKLVTTAKQHPYALDLIEKNKLFDEAAAKYAVSA, encoded by the exons ATGGAGGCAGACCCCTTATACCACGTCAAGCAGCTCTTCTACCAGG CGTCATACCAAG CCTGTATCTCTGAAGCCTCAGAATACCCCCACACACCTTCAGACGACCCTTCATCACTCCACCGTGCTCTCTATATTGCTCGCTCTCATCTTGCGCTTCCGTCTCCATCCCCCTCATCTGCCCACGCTATCCTCGCACCCTTCCTTTCGCTCTCACCCGTACCTCTTTCTGCGCGTGCAGTTGACGCGTTCGCCTCTATCCATGaagcggaggaagatgccagagaggaaaaggtagaAGAGGTTAGGGACTTGGTATTGGAATGTGAAGGTGGAAacgatgaggaggaggagaagaccGTAAGAGCCATTGCTGCTAGCGTGTTTATCCTTGTGGGAGAGAACGAAGAGGCTGTGGCTACTTTGACAGAGGGCGCGGCTAAGGATGATCTGGAGTG TATTGCCATCCTtgtccagcttcttctttctctcaaTCGCCGAGATCTTGCGCAAGCTACTTACAACTCCGCCAAGAAATTCGGGAGTGACTCTATGCTTATTCAGGCTATGGAAGCTTGGATTGGGCTCAAGACT GGatctcaacctcttcatcaatccTACTACTTTTACGAAGAGCTTTATCAGCTTCCCAATGGTCGCACCGCTCCTGTTTTAGCTTCGCACGCTGCCGCACACCTTCTCTTAGGTCACGTCGATGAGGCCAAGGCCGACATTGTGGAAGCATCCCAGAGTAAGGCAGGGCAGAGTAGCAGCGATGTTCTGGCTGTTGGCGCTTCGGTTGGCGCTGAGGGCTTTGCGGA GAAGCTGGTTACGACCGCAAAGCAACACCCCTATGCCCTCGATCTCATTGAGAAGAATAAGCTGTTCGATGAAGCTGCTGCCAAATATGCGGTATCCGCAtag
- a CDS encoding 1-phosphatidylinositol-3-phosphate 5-kinase, putative, translating to MPSSSYSEHSIPPSSHLTTFPNPFQDEPEQGILPAFLSKVKQTFASGISQPPTQNSHASSDRLPLSIEGENKFAHDRDSNPIAPPREGGQTEAQAIAEAVMKNRIQTAAQGALPNSAVEQQQRMHGQSAGSISAVVATAAEALPSTQSTAHPSNLSIHTSHDQSLNPPIGPVNTFGSSNSHPPVPASVASSQVSISGPKRAVASGGPHWRPSGVAPAQVTISPVTTTVQTASKEPISSPARPIPFPSAKVPHRGNVNRQNSISSSSRAPTPLPHHIHTNPLSTGQNKRLRRSSVATLPDSPSSLSISGMIAANAELTQSHSYVPGFPLAQDDTRSVRSMGAVKRLNSVSRIIKRMKGDGLSKQYWMADEHCKECYDCKSVFTAWRRKHHCRICGQIFCSRCASNIIGARRFGQEGVVRVCNLCLKIMEEYKDDDDDDRRSINSFSTSVHRYPSISDRAFLNTAMSPEMPYAKSPFAASQLFSSHPNDSLMAIDEASVPMQWDDGRLDAERAFILNEVGGPPTPTGDDRIWAGRPPTVAPFRRPVELDQKVAADQEEADGDGRVSTPVLETSGSALHATHRDATSSPFPRTNTMSTDDDVERAPLSREDSGHPLIGLKTRMNQAVLTALLDSEKSEGLWRARSHSFAHQPEMLTGASLQHFKLMLSQAIARAELPKADEWHRILTNLILKVPLNLQPNVRAGDDIDVRAYVKIKKVPGGKISDSEYVDGIVITKNVAHKAMSRRLVNPRIMVVTFPLDYHRVDNQFMSLDPILAQEKDYLRLLTKRIVDARPHIVLAQSSVSRIALDYLLEANVALARSVKASAIQQVARCTQADIVASMDRLVLEPRMGRCGEFRIQSFDHELIPGRRKTLMRFEGASREQGCTIILRGADLPTLRKVKVITDFMALVAYHLRNEVIMYNDEHNIPPPKPVLPTEYRELLDLLDSDRSPTEGSPSCDTPSQLSHSTATLKPITSPDNIEFVSESSSTPRPNLNPIQLDDKQLEKRDALEVTKQIAKSLEPYLTVALSSSAAIMFPPPAILAKMAALDRRLSELRVNRDEAEAAQILEEETKVAEVSKDNAPTVGTTDSETASLAPTSISEAAGTSSEVPINDAMSAYPTTSTSKPPIRDPYHILRKPQEVSQESALAQVEHAHQEQIRLWQWYTRRFAEELRPENYQGIVYLSSLGCEGAEKPCVEPSLQHIDYYQPGDQTVGQFLESLAIVAPDQCTSKNCERLLLFHYHLLVHGQRRLQIAVDQFPCPSPGHEDQIITWSYCRQCATPSPTTIMREETWKMSWGAYLEQCFYPPEIRAGFSCPHDAFRDQIRYYAHRNLAIRIHNEQIDLFEPVRPSIKLQIKAETKVILKNREYDSALAKIYAFFDSVASRLRTIDVEGVQSDKVSRLNANVESMLVRAASDREEIINLLNRTYKLTPITDVLSLNIVLRALQDKVVQWDVDFADIEKAFMPTEKDLKKMTASHLKRFFANQDAPGSLERSALAGTPSVVSEEHETKDDVAPTQAPSDKQTTIIGLSSDTTTDGAAAFADIATAKLDDASVTPTAGILQPMSNPYSRSVRSSSKETEDDSDSTVFATHDDLVDKGDGKATIEPSTENDTSQFVSRLPRRAAPAPSIADLVQRFNESTQLALPGLTCSPEHTRSAGGSRRQSPRQYSSHDISDSDHSSRNRPRLRRGKTEQPSHRQRDASRPGLMSDGDRSYATNASRISSSSHLHRSVGESKNNDYPTVRPSMGSRAPSYTSNIPPRSGRASPKLRYPVVTHVQSLFDLEEGKPRVAGKGKSPRRPESTTPIVGKNVGRRSQSGTSRVNSIARHFDRLSREAEKERQKRISVVRGKRARPVSVTKAKVQVFDNLRDAFKDEFDTDSSEADNEEDELGSDDSLGSADEPISRTKAESFSNNSSPTRPIGSSVPMATSPSLLPEASLSKDDLVTMSPPIASETTTSILSDSKSEKSFTDRLKIELPSFETSAPLPSHPATPQVHTDTTTADEALGAVSASQTSDVETSTANEKSSLLKSLSGLWAFRAADFAPLEYPLSASEHIFADSKVIIRETEPTSIIAFTLSSKTYRDNSKAWSTSRQEEGRFDTFMPEEAMSANHPAAWDAVSLEDVDETARQERGTHMKYDFESGASTIFCRIFFAEQFAALRKACNCEDSFVESLARCIQFDASGGKSGSAFLKSRDDRFIAKEITRYEMDALTKFAPAYFDYTRKAFQGQRPTVLAKIYGFFKIGFNNAITGKAMKMNVLVMENLFYERRFAKIYDLKGSTRNRLIQPTGRINEVLLDENLMEIVYKHPLYLREQSKRVLRTALFNDTLFLSNLNVMDYSLVVGVDTDKHELVVGIVDYIRTFTWDKKLESWVKDLGAGGKGEPTIVTPKQYKLRFRTAMERFYFPSVPDRWTVVVPDEAQVEEDEPGVGATG from the exons AtgccttcctcctcctacTCAGAGCATTCCATCCCACCCTCATCTCACCTCACCACCTTTCCGAACCCCTTTCAGGATGAACCAGAGCAGGGAATACTTCCAGCATTCCTTTCAAAGGTGAAGCAAACATTTGCATCAGGTATATCCCAACCTCCTACCCAAAATTCCCATGCCAGCTCCGACAGGCTACCCCTCTCGATAGAAGGTGAAAACAAATTCGCTCATGACCGGGATTCGAACCCCATCGCTCCGCCCAGGGAAGGTGGTCAGACAGAGGCGCAGGCCATTGCAGAGGCAGTCATGAAGAACAGGATTCAGACGGCTGCTCAAGGTGCACTTCCGAACTCAGCAgttgagcagcagcaacgCATGCACGGGCAGTCGGCTGGTTCGATCAGCGCCGTTGTAGCTACAGCCGCAGAGGCGCTGCCCTCAACACAGTCCACAGCCCATCCCTCAAACTTGTCTATCCATACTTCGCATGACCAGTCCCTGAATCCGCCTATCGGTCCTGTCAATACTTTCGGTAGCTCAAATTCTCACCCACCCGTCCCCGCATCTGTTGCCTCGTCCCAAGTCTCTATTTCAGGGCCGAAGCGCGCTGTCGCTTCTGGAGGGCCACACTGGCGTCCATCCGGTGTCGCTCCTGCGCAGGTTACTATTTCGCCCGTGACAACGACAGTGCAGACTGCGAGCAAGGAACCtatttcttctcctgctaGACCAATTCCCTTTCCGAGTGCCAAGGTTCCACATCGAGGTAACGTCAACCGTCAAAACTCTatatcctcttcctcgcgCGCTCCAACCCCGCTACCTCACCACATTCACACCAATCCTCTGTCGACAGGCCAAAATAAACGCCTTCGTAGATCATCTGTTGCGACCCTTCCCgattcaccttcttccctttccattTCCGGTATGATAGCTGCCAACGCCGAATTAACTCAGAGTCATAGCTACGTTCCTGGATTCCCTTTAGCACAAGATGACACCAGAAGCGTGAGAAGCATGGGGGCCGTCAAGAGGCTGAATAGTGTCAGCAGGATTATCAAAAGGATGAAAGGAGACGGCTTAAGTAAACAATACTGGATGGCGGACGAGCATTGCAAGGAATGTTACGACTGCAAATCA GTTTTCACGGCATGGCGAAGGAAGCATCATTGCCGGATATGCGGTCAGATATTCTGCTCTCGTTGTGCATCCAATATCATCGGTGCTCGTCGTTTTGGCCAGGAAGGAGTTGTAAGGGTTTGCAATCTTTGTCTCAAGATTATGGAAGAGTACaaggacgacgacgacgatgaccGTCGGTCAATCAATTCATTCTCTACGTCCGTTCACCGTTATCCGAGTATATCCGACCGAGCATTTCTCAACACTGCAATGTCCCCAGAGATGCCGTATGCTAAATCCCCCTTTGCCGCAAGCCAGCTATTTAGCTCCCATCCTAACGACTCACTTATGGCCATTGACGAGGCCTCGGTTCCCATGCAATGGGACGATGGTCGTCTTGATGCGGAGAGAGCCTTCATTCTCAATGAAGTCGGCGGGCCACCAACACCCACTGGAGATGATCGTATATGGGCAGGAAGACCGCCAACTGTAGCGCCCTTCAGGAGACCCGTAGAGCTGGACCAAAAGGTCGCTGCcgaccaagaagaagctgacgGAGATGGTCGCGTCAGCACTCCTGTGTTGGAAACCTCGGGTTCCGCATTGCATGCCACGCATAGAGATGCGACAAGTTCACCCTTTCCTAGGACGAATACCATGTCGACAGACGACGATGTAGAAAGAGCACCACTGAGTCGCGAAGATTCAGGTCATCCTCTCATTGGtttgaagacgaggatgaatcAGGCAGTCCTTACTGCATTGTTGGATTCAGAAAAGTCGGAGGGACTCTGGAGAGCGAGGTCGCACTCTTTCGC ACACCAACCCGAAATGTTAACAGGCGCAAGCCTCCAACATTTCAAACTCATGCTTTCACAAGCTATCGCACGTGCCGAACTTCCCAAAGCCGATGAATGGCATCGAATTCTCACCAATCTCATTCTCAAAGTACCTCTCAACTTACAGCCCAATGTACGCGCTGGGGATGATATTGACGTTCGAGCGTATGTCAAAATCAAAAAGGTCCCAGGTGGGAAAATCAGTGACTCGGAGTACGTAGACGGAATTGTCATAACCAAAAATGTGGCCCACAAAGCCATGTCCAGGAGACTTGTTAACCCGCGCATAATGGTGGTCACCTTCCCTTTAGATTACCACCGGGTTGATAATCAGTTTATGTCGTTGGATCCGATACTCGCCCAGGAAAAAGATTATTTACGGTTACTGACGAAACGCATCGTTGACGCCCGACCTCACATTGTATTGGCCCAGTCCTCTGTTTCACGAATCGCACTCGACTACCTGCTAGAAGCTAACGTCGCGCTTGCTCGCAGCGTCAAAGCTTCTGCTATCCAGCAGGTGGCCAGATGTACTCAAGCAGATATTGTTGCTTCGATGGATCGACTCGTCCTTGAGCCAAGAATGGGTCGATGCGGAGAGTTCAGGATTCAATCTTTTGATCATGAGCTTATCCCAGGTAGAAGAAAAACTTTAATGAGGTTCGAAGGAGCAAGCAGGGAGCAAGGCTGCACGATCATATTGCGCGGTGCGGATTTGCCAACTTTACGCAAGGTTAAAGTGATCACGGATTTCATGGCGCTCGTGGCATATCATCTGAGAAACGAGGTGATAATGTACAACGACGAACACAACATTCCACCACCTAAGCCTGTGCTCCCAACGGAGTACCGCGAGCTTCTGGACCTTCTCGACTCCGATAGATCACCCACTGAAGGTAGTCCTTCTTGCGACACACCTTCGCAACTTTCTCATTCCACCGCCACCCTTAAACCCATAACTTCCCCTGATAATATCGAATTCGTATCcgaatcttcttcaactcctAGGCCAAATCTCAATCCTATCCAGCTTGATGACAAACAACTTGAGAAGCGTGATGCTCTGGAAGTGACGAAACAGATTGCTAAGTCCCTTGAACCTTATCTGACAGTCgctttgtcttcttccgcaGCAATAATGTTTCCCCCACCTGCTATCTTGGCGAAGATGGCTGCGCTTGATCGGAGATTGTCAGAGCTGAGGGTGAACAGGGATGAAGCAGAGGCAGCGCAGATATTAGAAGAGGAAACAAAAGTGGCAGAGGTATCAAAAGATAATGCTCCTACAGTGGGGACTACCGATTCAGAGACAGCCTCATTAGCCCCGACATCGATTTCTGAAGCGGCTGGAACCTCCTCTGAAGTGCCGATTAATGATGCTATGAGTGCCTATCCAACGACATCTACAAGCAAACCACCAATACGAGATCCTTATCACATTCTTCGGAAGCCCCAAGAAGTATCCCAAGAAAGTGCGCTGGCGCAAGTAGAACATGCCCATCAAGAACAGATCAGACTATGGCAATGGTACACGCGGAGATTTGCAGAAGAACTCCGCCCTGAGAACTATCAAGGCATTGTTTACTTGTCATCGCTGGGTTGTGAAGGTGCTGAAAAGCCATGTGTGGAGCCGTCTCTTCAGCATATCGATTATTACCAGCCCGGTGATCAGACTGTCGGCCAGTTTCTCGAAAGTCTTGCCATCGTGGCTCCGGACCAATGTACTAGCAAGAACTGCGAACGTCTACTACTCTTCCATTACCATTTACTAGTGCATGGTCAACGTCGCCTGCAAATTGCCGTAGATCAGttcccttgcccttccccAGGACATGAAGACCAAATCATCACATGGTCCTATTGTCGACAATGTGCCACCCCATCGCCCACGACCATcatgagagaagaaactTGGAAAATGTCTTGGGGCGCTTATCTGGAGCAATGCTTTTATCCACCAGAGATTCGAGCTGGTTTTTCTTGTCCCCATGACGCATTTCGCGATCAAATTCGATATTATGCCCACCGAAATTTGGCAATTAGGATACATAATGAGCAGATCGACCTCTTTGAGCCTGTACGGCCATCGATCAAACTACAGATTAAGGCGGAGACTAAGGTGATACTCAAGAATAGGGAATACGACAGCGCATTGGCGAAAATCTATGCATTCTTCGATTCAGTGGCGTCGCGGCTGAGAACGATTGACGTGGAAGGCGTGCAGTCAGATAAA GTATCCCGTCTTAATGCAAACGTTGAATCTATGCTTGTTCGAGCGGCCAGCGACCGAGAAGAGATCATCAATCTGTTGAACAGGACGTATAAGCTCACTCCAATTACAGATGTACTATCACTGAACATCGTATTGAGAGCTTTGCAAGACAAAGTAGTCCAGTGGGA CGTAGATTTTGCAGACATTGAGAAGGCTTTCATGCCCACAGAGAAAGACCTGAAAAAAA TGACCGCATCCCACCTAAAACGTTTTTTTGCAAATCAAGATGCCCCCGGTTCATTAGAGCGAAGTGCTTTAGCCGGAACACCTTCAGTGGTTTCGGAAGAGCATGAGACCAAAGACGATGTCGCTCCTACTCAAGCACCGAGCGACAAGCAAACGACTATAATCGGACTCAGTTCCGATACAACTACGGATGGCGCAGCTGCCTTTGCCGATATCGCTACAGCGAAACTCGATGACGCCTCAGTAACACCTACTGCTGGCATACTCCAACCAATGTCAAACCCGTACTCAAGATCTGTGAGGTCGAGTTCGAAAGAGACAGAGGATGACAGTGATTCAACAGTATTTGCAACCCACGATGATCTTGTGGACAAAGGAGACGGTAAAGCCACGATAGAGCCAAGCACTGAGAATGACACTTCTCAGTTTGTGTCTCGCCTTCCCCGACGCGCAGCTCCTGCTCCAAG CATAGCAGACCTTGTTCAACGCTTCAACGAGTCTACTCAGCTAGCCCTGCCGGGACTGACTTGTTCTCCGGAACATACACGCTCTGCTGGAGGCTCTCGTCGTCAATCTCCCCGGCAATATTCATCGCATGATATTTCCGACAGTGATCATAGCTCTCGAAATCGTCCAAGATTGCGTCGTGGAAAGACTGAACAGCCCTCTCATCGTCAACGGGACGCCTCCAGGCCCGGATTGATGTCTGATGGTGATCGAAGCTACGCTACAAACGCATCACGTatatcatcttcttcgcatCTTCATAGATCAGTTGGCGAAAGTAAGAATAACGATTATCCCACTGTGAGACCCAGTATGGGCTCTCGTGCCCCATCATACACCAGCAACATCCCTCCGCGTTCCGGTAGAGCCTCTCCCAAGTTGAGATATCCCGTTGTAACTCACGTTCAATCTCTCTTCgatcttgaagaagggaagccTCGGGTTGCTGGTAAAGGTAAATCGCCTAGACGTCCAGAGTCTACCACGCCGATTGTGGGTAAGAACGTAGGCCGTCGTTCTCAAAGTGGTACTTCTCGAGTAAATTCCATTGCACGTCACTTCGATCGTCTCTCGAGAGAGGCCGAAAAGGAGCGTCAAAAACGCATATCCGTTGTCAGAGGGAAACGAGCTAGGCCAGTCAGTGTAACCAAAGCTAAGGTACAGGTGTTTGACAATCTTAGGGATGCGTTTAAAGACGAGTTCGACACCGACTCATCAGAGGCTGataatgaagaggatgagctAGGGAGTGATGATAGTCTGGGTTCAGCAGACGAGCCGATCTCAAGAACGAAGGCAGAGTCATTTTCAAACAATTCCTCTCCCACTAGGCCGATTGGCTCGTCTGTACCAATGGccacatctccttccctaCTGCCCGAGGCAAGCTTATCAAAAGACGATCTTGTCACAATGAGTCCTCCCATTGCATCCGAGACCACTACCTCTATCCTTAGTGACTCCAAATCGGAAAAGTCGTTTACCGACCGTCTGAAGATAGAACTTCCAAGTTTTGAGACCAGTGCGCCTCTTCCGAGTCACCCAGCGACCCCACAAGTCCATACCGATACCACAACAGCAGACGAGGCATTGGGAGCGGTTTCTGCCTCACAAACCTCTGACGTCGAAACAAGCACAGCAAACGAGAAATCAAGTTTGCTAAAGTCGCTGAGTGGATTATGGGCATTTCGGGCGGCCGATTTCGCTCCACTGGAATATCCATT ATCAGCATCGGAACACATCTTTGCAGATTCTAAGGTCATTATACGTGAGACTGAGCCCACCAGCATTATCGCATTTACCCTTAGTTCGAAGACGTACAGAGATAATTCAAAGGCGTGGTCGACTAGCAGACAGGAAGAGGGCAGATTCGATACATTCATGCCAGAAGAGGCTATGAGCGCTAATCATCCAGCAGCATGGGATGCTGTTTCGCTGGAGGATGTCGATGAGACAGCGAGACAGGAAAGAGGTACACATATGAAATATG ATTTCGAGTCCGGAGCTTCGACCATCTTCTGCAGGATCTTTTTCGCAGAGCAGTTTGCCGCACTCCGTAAAGCCTGCAATTGCGAAGATAGCTTTGTGGAGTCGCTCGCACGTTGCATTCAATTTGACGCATCCGGGGGGAAATCAGGGTCAGCGTTCCTCAAAAGTCGAG ACGACCGGTTCATTGCAAAGGAGATTACTCGTTACGAGATGGACGCTCTCACGAAGTTTGCACCCGCCTACTTTGACTACACTCGCAAGGCTTTCCAAGGTCAGCGGCCGACGGTCCTCGCGAAGATATACGGGTTTTTCAAGATCGGCTTCAACAACGCCATCACTGGCAAGGCTATGAAGATGAATGTTCTCGTCATGGAAAATCTTTTTTATGAACGCCGCTTTGCCAAG ATTTACGACTTAAAGGGTAGTACTCGTAATCGACTAATACAACCAACAGGACGCATAAACGAGGTGCT ACTGGATGAGAACTTGATGGAGATCGTCTATAAGCACCCATTGTATCTCCGTGAACAATCGAAGCGTGTATTGCGTACTGCCCTCTTCAACGAcaccctttttctttcaaaTCTCAATGTCATGGATTATTCTTTGGTCGTAGGGGTGGACACTGATAAGCATGAGCTGGTAGTGGGGATTGTTGATTATATCAGGACTTTTACGTG GGATAAGAAGCTGGAATCATGGGTAAAAGATTTGGGGGCcggaggaaagggagaacCGACCATTGTAACTCCCAAACAAT ATAAACTGCGTTTCCGCACAGCGATGGAACGTTTCTATTTTCCATCGGTCCCAGACCGGTGGACTGTAGTAGTACCGGATGAAGCCCaggtagaggaagatgagccCGGAGTAGGCGCGACAGGTTGA